Genomic segment of Candidatus Babeliales bacterium:
TTGGTGGCGGATTTGATTGGATTCAATATTTTGGATGGAATTGCGATCCATGCGATAAACGTTGGTGGTTCGAGCTATCGTTCCCAGTTCTTAATGTTAAGAACGATATGCGTTTGACGGAAACCGTCTTAGTTCAAGGAACAGCTTTAAGTTCAGCTGTTAACTTCAACGTAACACAAGCTTTCAGCGGTAATACAGGTACAGGTAAGCCATTTGCGACAGGCGCTGGTGGTGTGGTTACCGGTTCTGGATTTAATTTTGGCAAAATTGATGGTTCTCGTTCAAAAACAGGCGTAGCTGACGTTGAAATCAAACTTGGTTACGACTGGCTTTGTGAAGAGACATGCTATGCATACGGATACGTTGGCGTTGTTATCCCAACAGGTAACAAACCAAAAGGTGAATATGTGTTCGAGCCAATTATTGGTAACAACCATCACTTTGGCGTAATGTGGGGCGGCGCGTTGGGCTTTGAACTATGGCGCGGTTGCGATGGCGATAGACACTTAATGTGGAACCTCGAAACAAACGGTCGCTACTTGTTCCGTAATACGCAAACACGTTCATTTGATCTTTACAACAAGCAATGGAGCCGTTATTCATTAGTATACACCAGCGCTGCAGATGCTGCTTCAACAGCACCAATTGAAGGCATAGACTTATTTACACAAAAAATGCGTGTAAATCCTCGTTGGACCTTCGATATGAACTCTGCATTGACCTTTGATGTTTGCCGTTGGGAACTTGAAGCTGGCTACAATATGTGGGCTCGCCAATGCGAAAAAGTAAGCCTCAAAACTCCATGGGTTAATGGCGTTGTAGCACTTACTGGTTTTGACAACACTACGGGCAACCCAGTCGCTGGAATCAATCGTGCAGTTACTATTCGCGAAACATTTGCAGGATCAAATATTGTTGGCGGAACGCTTGCAACGGATTATGTAAATAACTCTATACAAGCAGGCGACATTAACTTAGAATCAGCGGCTAATCCATGCGCACTGTCGCACACGATTTATGGCTCAGCTGGTTACAACTTTGATATGTGCGGATGCTGGCCAATCTTTGCAGGACTTGGCGGTTCGTATGAATTCGCTTCGTGCAACTCGGTATTGCAACGCTGGATGGTTTGGGGCAAAATCGGCGTATCCATCTAACTGAGAGGGATATAGATGAAGAAACTATTATCATTCTTCATTCTAGCAAGCTGTTTGATCCAAGGTATTGCGCAGGCTGCTGTTACACAATATAGTACATTTGATGAAGTCGCAGCAGCATTGCAAAAGGCAAAGGATTCCAATAATCCGGAACAAGCACAGATGGTATTGGATAGACTTGGTACCTGGAGAGGGAATCGCGCGTTCACTCGATTAATCCAAGATGTAACTCAGATTGCGGGTACCCAAGCACCAATTATTCCGGTTGTGCCAGTTCGCGGCGGATTAAGCCAGGATGTTAGGAATGCTGCCGCTGCAGTTAAAACTGCGGTTGCTGCGGTCCAAGACGCCGGCAAGAATCTTTCTCAAGTTGAAAAAACTGAAGTTAATGGACTTGCTGGAATACCGGATTTACTTAAGTAATTAAGTAGCTTTACTAAGCAAAAAGAAGGAGAGGGAAACCTCTCCTTCTTTTTTTTCTCGCCATCCAAATTTAATTTTTGTATGATCCTCCAATCTTCGCATTCCTCGATACATTTTGCTCACTGTTGTACGGTTTCGCAAAACACTCGGGACGAGCGCAGGATTTATTTTTTCATTTGGGCTATTAAGAAATTTGTAATGGAATCAAATCACGCTTCATCCCGAGTGCCCGGCGAAGCTATAAGCGAAGCCTGGGTGCATCGAGGGATGCGCGTTTTTCATATGGTCAATGAAAGATGTTTAATGAATAAACCAACTATTTTGATTACTGGCGGGGCCGGATATATCGGTTCGCATATTGGATTGCTGTGCGCCCGCGCGAATTACCACGTCGTTATTCTAGATTCGTTTGTGCATGGTCAACATTTTAATCCATCGTGGGCAACGGTAATTAACGGTGATTATGCAAATACTGAAATTTTAAAAAATATTTTTACAAATTATTCGATTGCTGCAGTGGTGCATTGTGCTGCATCGATCGAGGTTGGTATTTCAGTGCGCGATCCGATTTCTTTTTATGAAAACAATGTTGCGAAAACAATTACTCTTATTGATCAAATGCTCCGTGCGAATGTCAAAAATATAATTTTCTCTTCAAGTTGCGCTGTGTACGGCCAGCCGCTATTTTTGCCACTAACAGAAGCGCATCCAATTAACCCTATGAGCCCTTATGGCCGAACTAAAGCGATGGTTGAAGAAATTCTTGCAGATGCAAGCGATGCATACGGATTACGCTATATAGCTTTGCGCTATTTTAATGCAGCGGGAGCATTGCCTGAAGAAGGGCTTGGCGAACAACACAAACCGGAAACTCATCTCATTCCATTGCTTTTAAAAGCGGCATTAATGCGCGAACCGTTTACGATTTTTGGGTCTTCATATCCAACAAGAGATGGCAGTGCCGTGCGTGATTTTGTGCATGTTCTTGATATTGCCAATGCACACTTATTGGCATTGGAACATCTTGCGCGCGGTAATCCATCTGACGCGTTTAATTTGGGAACTGGTTCTGGATACTCGATCAAAGAAATGATCGACGGTGTGCAGCGTGTTTCAGGAACAACCGTGCATACATTGATTTCGGAACCACGTGCCGGAGATCCACATACCCTTGTTGCCGATCCGATTAAGGCAAAAACTATCTTGCAGTGGCAGCCGCGGTATTCCGACTTAGAATTTCTTTTAAAATCTGCGCTAGTTTTCTTTAAACAGCAGGATGCAATTGCGCAGCCGGGAATTTTAATCGAAAAAGTTTTATAAAAAAAATAATTGCACCGATCATTAATCTTTTGCGAGACTAAATAAACAACTCGGAGTTTGGTTATTTCTGGACACGCTTCCAACTGAGGCGTACATGCTGCATTTTTAAAATTTAATG
This window contains:
- the galE gene encoding UDP-glucose 4-epimerase GalE, which encodes MESNHASSRVPGEAISEAWVHRGMRVFHMVNERCLMNKPTILITGGAGYIGSHIGLLCARANYHVVILDSFVHGQHFNPSWATVINGDYANTEILKNIFTNYSIAAVVHCAASIEVGISVRDPISFYENNVAKTITLIDQMLRANVKNIIFSSSCAVYGQPLFLPLTEAHPINPMSPYGRTKAMVEEILADASDAYGLRYIALRYFNAAGALPEEGLGEQHKPETHLIPLLLKAALMREPFTIFGSSYPTRDGSAVRDFVHVLDIANAHLLALEHLARGNPSDAFNLGTGSGYSIKEMIDGVQRVSGTTVHTLISEPRAGDPHTLVADPIKAKTILQWQPRYSDLEFLLKSALVFFKQQDAIAQPGILIEKVL